One segment of bacterium DNA contains the following:
- a CDS encoding TIGR01212 family radical SAM protein, protein MIYSPATIDKRSWLSLDEHPFIRPDRRFFTYNQYIQWRFGHRIHRVTIDAGFTCPNRDGTIASGGCTYCNNDGFSPASQLFRAKVYLKPSVPVQNQIDSQLPFLKKRFHTDRFLAYFQSYSNTYAPVNELESLYQEALSHPDIMGLAIGTRPDCVDDEKLALLESIAQKHYVSIEYGCESVYDRTLQWVNRAHDYRCFVNTVNSTAGRNIDISAHIILGFPTETREEMIAMADALSELPIDFIKIHNLHIVEKTALASIYHSDPFHIFERDEYIQLAADFVERLSPRIGIQRLYGDAPKDMLIAPKWLTNGNEMAKWIQEELERRDSYHGSKCLTHVLSL, encoded by the coding sequence ATGATCTATTCCCCCGCTACGATCGACAAACGATCATGGTTGAGTTTAGATGAACATCCGTTCATTCGCCCGGATCGGCGGTTTTTTACTTACAATCAGTACATTCAATGGCGTTTCGGCCACCGTATTCATCGCGTGACCATCGATGCTGGATTTACCTGCCCCAACCGCGACGGCACCATTGCCAGCGGCGGATGTACTTACTGCAATAACGATGGATTCAGCCCGGCGTCCCAATTATTCCGTGCAAAGGTCTATCTTAAACCGTCTGTGCCCGTACAGAATCAGATCGATAGTCAGCTTCCCTTCCTCAAAAAACGTTTTCATACTGACCGGTTTCTTGCTTATTTTCAGTCCTACAGCAATACCTACGCTCCGGTGAATGAACTTGAGTCGCTTTACCAAGAGGCGCTTTCGCATCCTGATATTATGGGGCTGGCCATTGGAACAAGGCCCGATTGCGTAGACGATGAAAAGCTTGCTCTGCTTGAAAGTATCGCTCAAAAACATTATGTCAGTATTGAATACGGTTGTGAATCCGTTTATGACCGAACTTTGCAATGGGTCAATCGCGCGCATGATTACCGGTGTTTTGTTAATACCGTAAATTCGACTGCCGGTAGAAACATAGACATCTCCGCACACATCATTCTTGGATTCCCCACAGAAACGCGCGAAGAAATGATCGCGATGGCCGATGCGCTTTCTGAACTTCCCATTGATTTTATCAAGATTCATAATCTCCATATAGTTGAAAAAACCGCACTGGCCTCTATTTATCATTCTGATCCATTCCATATATTCGAGAGGGACGAATACATACAACTCGCCGCCGATTTTGTCGAACGCCTCTCGCCGCGCATCGGCATCCAGCGTTTGTATGGCGATGCCCCTAAGGATATGTTGATAGCGCCTAAATGGTTAACAAACGGAAATGAAATGGCAAAATGGATACAGGAAGAACTTGAACGACGAGATTCCTATCATGGCTCAAAATGTTTAACGCATGTTCTTTCATTATGA
- a CDS encoding DUF454 domain-containing protein encodes MDIEQNTNKPAGRINRMALTFAGHAFVGLGIIGAILPLVPTTVFLLLAATCYARSSPRFYHWLMHNRYFGSYIKNYKENQGTPVSAKIFSISLLWITILFSIYAAKTPWYVDIILILIAVGVSIHLIMIKTLKKK; translated from the coding sequence ATGGACATAGAGCAAAACACTAATAAACCGGCAGGCCGCATCAACCGTATGGCGCTGACTTTTGCGGGACATGCGTTTGTTGGCTTAGGCATTATCGGCGCTATCCTCCCGCTTGTTCCGACAACTGTATTTCTTCTTTTGGCCGCAACCTGTTATGCGCGCAGTTCGCCGCGATTTTACCATTGGCTCATGCATAACAGATACTTCGGCAGTTATATAAAAAATTACAAAGAAAATCAAGGCACACCCGTCTCCGCCAAGATTTTTTCGATCTCGCTTCTTTGGATAACCATTCTGTTTTCTATATACGCAGCTAAAACTCCCTGGTATGTAGACATTATTCTTATCCTCATTGCCGTTGGCGTGTCCATCCACCTCATCATGATCAAGACCTTAAAGAAAAAGTAA
- a CDS encoding VOC family protein produces MSNTLPANSGLNQIGQIAVPVTDIERAIVFYRDILGMRFLFKAPPGLGFFDCGGVRLMLDEPAKDNAGHGSVIYYKVDDIVQSFETLSTRGVIFETKPHMIAKMPDHELWMAFFRDPDKNLLALMSEVK; encoded by the coding sequence ATGAGTAATACCTTACCGGCGAATAGCGGTCTTAATCAAATCGGACAAATTGCCGTTCCGGTCACTGATATTGAAAGAGCGATCGTATTTTACCGTGACATTTTGGGAATGCGTTTCCTTTTCAAGGCGCCGCCGGGATTGGGCTTCTTCGATTGCGGTGGAGTTCGCCTCATGCTGGATGAACCGGCCAAGGATAATGCCGGACACGGATCTGTTATTTATTATAAGGTAGACGATATAGTACAATCATTTGAAACGCTTTCTACACGAGGTGTTATTTTTGAAACTAAGCCTCACATGATCGCAAAGATGCCGGACCATGAACTTTGGATGGCTTTTTTTCGGGATCCCGATAAAAACCTTCTTGCGCTCATGAGCGAAGTCAAGTAG
- the creD gene encoding cell envelope integrity protein CreD, which yields MSRSFLKSSILLRMAIIAFLTLLLLIPAAIVESLIKERSERRDSAIHEVSEKWGLPQIISGPILTIPIRHFVQDEKGKEIPLIEHLHILPDSLAIEGQLSTETRARGIYEVILYNSRLSLSGGFNLEIISSFLRKGYTAIWNDATITIGISDPRGIKENVQMVIGEQAYSASAGVRFPDIVSSGITILPKLDNTTKNYSFSSSLNLNGSSEIQFCPLGRQTTINLKSSWPSPSFTGAFLPDSRSLSDSGFSCNWNVLELNRNFPQFWLNKRYDITESVFGVRLLRSVDEYQKTLRTAKYAILIVSLTFLAFFLSEVLSKETLHPIHYSLAGLCLVLFYLLLIALSEHFGFDSAYFISATSIIVLIGLYSMAIAAQRKTAVVIATVLCLIYVFLYIVLQNEDYALLIGSLGLLTIMAIVMYLTRKVDWYSVENPDK from the coding sequence ATGTCTAGAAGTTTTCTAAAATCGTCGATATTGCTTCGCATGGCTATCATAGCTTTTTTGACTCTCTTGTTATTAATTCCAGCAGCCATTGTGGAATCATTGATTAAAGAACGCAGCGAACGCCGAGATTCGGCCATTCATGAAGTCAGCGAAAAATGGGGACTGCCTCAAATAATTAGCGGCCCTATCTTAACAATCCCCATCAGACATTTCGTTCAGGACGAAAAAGGAAAAGAAATTCCATTAATTGAGCATCTGCACATCTTGCCTGATTCATTGGCAATAGAGGGGCAGCTCTCGACAGAAACAAGAGCGCGCGGCATTTACGAAGTGATCCTGTATAATAGCCGGCTGTCTTTATCGGGAGGATTCAATTTAGAAATTATCTCCTCTTTCTTGCGGAAGGGTTACACGGCTATTTGGAACGACGCTACCATAACGATTGGAATTTCTGACCCTCGCGGGATTAAGGAGAATGTGCAAATGGTCATTGGTGAACAAGCGTATTCCGCCAGCGCAGGAGTTCGATTTCCTGACATTGTTTCTTCCGGAATTACTATACTTCCCAAACTGGACAATACAACCAAGAACTACTCGTTTTCATCTTCACTCAATCTCAATGGAAGCTCAGAAATACAGTTCTGCCCGCTTGGAAGGCAAACTACCATAAACCTGAAGTCATCGTGGCCAAGCCCCAGTTTTACCGGCGCCTTCCTTCCCGACTCCCGATCACTGAGTGATTCAGGTTTTTCTTGCAATTGGAATGTACTGGAACTCAACCGCAACTTTCCGCAATTTTGGTTGAACAAACGCTATGACATAACTGAATCCGTTTTCGGCGTGAGACTACTGCGTTCCGTCGATGAATATCAAAAAACACTACGTACCGCCAAATATGCTATACTTATAGTCTCTCTTACATTTTTAGCGTTTTTTCTATCCGAAGTTCTTTCGAAAGAAACCCTGCATCCTATTCACTATTCGCTTGCCGGCCTATGCCTTGTCCTATTTTATCTACTCCTTATTGCACTTTCGGAGCATTTTGGATTTGACTCCGCCTATTTCATCTCGGCGACTTCAATTATTGTTCTTATCGGACTTTACTCAATGGCGATCGCTGCACAGCGTAAAACAGCCGTTGTTATAGCTACGGTTCTTTGTTTAATATATGTGTTTCTCTACATCGTCTTGCAAAATGAGGACTATGCCTTGTTGATTGGCAGTTTGGGACTTCTGACTATAATGGCCATAGTCATGTATTTGACACGAAAAGTTGACTGGTATTCAGTTGAAAACCCAGATAAGTAG
- a CDS encoding class 1 fructose-bisphosphatase, translating into MSFKTIDRHIIDMERTHPEATGELSGLLTDIALAGKIIGHEVNRAGLVDVLGLTGTENVHGEAVKKLDIFSHDTLVNIISGGRGEIYMLGSEEMEHPLSLKDTIPGGKYIINFDPLDGSSNIDANVSVGTIFSILRKYPNANVSETDMCRQRGIQQVAAGYIIYGSSTMFVYTAGQGVHGFTLDPGLGEFILSHEHIQTPKRGKMYSINEGNSNKWNDGVRRYISYLKEDNGTDKRPYSSRYIGSLVADFHRNLLYGGIFLYPEDKTNPEGKLRLLYEANPLAMLIEHAGGLASDGHRRILEIDPTDLHQRVPLIIGSQYDVDLACKFIQGKIGR; encoded by the coding sequence ATGAGCTTCAAAACGATCGACCGCCACATCATTGACATGGAGCGTACGCACCCGGAAGCAACCGGTGAATTGTCCGGATTGCTTACGGATATTGCGCTGGCCGGCAAAATCATCGGGCACGAAGTGAATCGCGCCGGGTTGGTTGATGTGCTGGGTTTGACCGGAACGGAGAATGTACACGGCGAAGCGGTAAAGAAACTGGATATATTTTCCCACGATACTCTTGTCAATATTATTTCCGGCGGTCGCGGCGAAATCTACATGTTGGGATCGGAAGAAATGGAACATCCACTCAGCTTAAAGGACACCATACCCGGCGGAAAATATATTATCAACTTCGATCCGCTCGATGGTTCATCCAATATCGACGCCAATGTCAGCGTCGGAACGATATTCTCCATTCTCCGCAAATATCCCAACGCCAACGTAAGCGAAACGGATATGTGCCGTCAGCGAGGCATACAGCAGGTTGCCGCTGGGTATATCATCTACGGATCCAGTACCATGTTCGTGTACACGGCCGGGCAGGGCGTTCACGGATTCACACTTGATCCGGGTTTAGGTGAATTCATACTTTCCCACGAGCATATACAGACGCCCAAGCGCGGCAAGATGTACAGTATCAACGAAGGCAATTCCAATAAGTGGAATGACGGCGTCCGCCGCTACATCAGCTATCTGAAAGAAGACAACGGCACTGATAAAAGACCCTACTCCTCCCGTTACATCGGTTCGCTGGTCGCCGATTTTCACCGTAACTTATTGTACGGAGGCATTTTCTTGTATCCGGAAGACAAAACCAATCCAGAAGGGAAACTGCGACTACTGTACGAGGCCAATCCGCTTGCTATGCTTATCGAGCACGCCGGCGGCCTTGCATCCGACGGCCATCGCCGTATTTTGGAGATTGATCCGACCGATCTGCATCAGCGCGTACCTTTGATCATCGGGAGTCAATACGACGTGGACCTCGCATGTAAATTTATTCAGGGGAAGATAGGTAGGTAA
- the deoC gene encoding deoxyribose-phosphate aldolase: MIECGACRISSSLGISPAKQQIARLIDHTLLKPEATKQEIDQLCDEARMYCFASVCVNPGWVKRCAQKLHKSGVLVCTVVGFPLGATSSQSKGFETQTAVAQGAQEIDMVINVGWLKSREYDLVKKDIQEVVRNAGRRPVKVIIETCLLTDEEKIKACLLAKEAGAAYVKTSTGFSKGGATAADIALMRKVVGTQIGVKASGGVRTYEDVVQMVESGATRIGASASVKIVSGKSGPSQGY; the protein is encoded by the coding sequence ATGATCGAATGCGGCGCGTGCCGTATTTCCTCGAGCCTCGGGATCAGTCCGGCCAAACAGCAGATCGCACGTTTGATCGATCATACATTACTCAAACCCGAAGCAACAAAGCAGGAAATTGACCAGTTATGCGATGAAGCGCGCATGTACTGTTTCGCTTCTGTCTGTGTCAATCCCGGCTGGGTCAAACGCTGCGCGCAAAAACTTCATAAAAGCGGCGTACTTGTATGCACGGTGGTCGGCTTCCCGCTCGGAGCTACCAGCAGCCAATCTAAGGGATTCGAAACACAAACGGCCGTTGCGCAGGGCGCGCAGGAAATTGACATGGTCATCAACGTCGGCTGGCTCAAATCTCGCGAATATGATTTGGTCAAAAAAGATATTCAGGAGGTCGTTCGTAATGCCGGACGACGCCCGGTCAAGGTAATCATCGAAACCTGCCTGCTCACCGACGAAGAAAAAATAAAAGCGTGTTTGCTCGCCAAAGAAGCCGGCGCGGCCTACGTGAAGACATCAACGGGATTCAGCAAGGGCGGCGCAACTGCGGCAGATATTGCTCTCATGCGAAAAGTGGTAGGCACTCAGATAGGCGTGAAGGCCTCCGGCGGCGTTCGCACCTACGAGGACGTCGTACAAATGGTCGAGTCGGGGGCTACCCGCATCGGCGCCAGCGCCAGTGTCAAGATCGTCAGCGGAAAATCCGGTCCCTCTCAGGGATATTAG
- the ltaE gene encoding low-specificity L-threonine aldolase: protein MKTIDLRSDTVTKPSPEMRAAMSAAEVGDDVFGEDPTVNELQQVVARMFDKEAGLFIPSGTMGNQLAVKTHTQPGNEIILEADAHIFKYEAGAAGMLSGVITKIIPGTNGVLSADQIDRSVNNLDDIHAAPTGLIALENTHNRAGGTIYPIEEIKKIADVARRRNIPLHLDGARVMNACVAANIKPLEYGKYFDSISICLSKGLGAPVGSVLVGTKPFIDKARYFRKAFGGGMRQVGILAAAGLYALRHNVDKLREDHLKARKLAESISELKSFTIDLPTVQTNIVIFSVKTGTSYAIIDKLKLQGILAIPFSDVKIRFVTHLDVSMDDIDHTISILKKHFN, encoded by the coding sequence ATGAAAACAATTGACCTTAGAAGCGATACAGTTACAAAACCCTCACCCGAAATGCGCGCGGCCATGTCCGCCGCAGAAGTCGGCGATGATGTCTTCGGCGAAGACCCGACTGTCAATGAACTGCAGCAGGTGGTTGCCAGAATGTTTGATAAAGAGGCCGGCCTCTTTATTCCGAGCGGAACCATGGGTAATCAGCTTGCCGTCAAAACGCACACCCAGCCCGGCAATGAGATCATCCTTGAAGCCGATGCGCATATTTTCAAATACGAAGCGGGCGCCGCGGGTATGTTATCCGGCGTGATCACAAAAATTATACCCGGAACAAACGGCGTGCTATCTGCAGATCAGATCGACCGATCCGTCAATAATCTAGACGATATTCACGCTGCGCCAACCGGACTTATTGCGCTGGAGAATACGCATAACCGCGCAGGCGGAACGATTTATCCGATTGAGGAAATTAAGAAAATAGCGGACGTCGCGCGTCGGCGGAATATCCCGCTTCACCTCGATGGGGCGCGCGTAATGAATGCATGCGTCGCAGCGAATATCAAACCTCTGGAATACGGAAAATATTTTGATTCTATTTCAATCTGCTTGTCCAAGGGGTTAGGCGCGCCGGTAGGTTCTGTTTTAGTTGGAACAAAGCCGTTTATCGACAAAGCGCGTTATTTCAGAAAAGCATTCGGCGGCGGAATGCGTCAGGTTGGAATTCTTGCGGCGGCCGGCTTGTATGCGCTTCGGCATAACGTTGATAAACTACGCGAAGATCATCTCAAGGCAAGAAAACTTGCCGAGTCTATTTCGGAATTAAAATCATTTACGATAGACTTGCCCACCGTGCAAACCAACATTGTGATCTTTAGCGTTAAAACCGGTACTTCTTATGCTATTATTGATAAATTAAAATTGCAGGGCATTCTAGCCATTCCGTTCAGCGACGTTAAAATTCGTTTCGTCACGCACCTCGATGTTTCCATGGACGATATCGATCATACGATCAGCATTTTGAAAAAACATTTTAATTAA
- a CDS encoding dephospho-CoA kinase, with amino-acid sequence MKSVVIGLTGGIGCGKTEVAKIFQQLGAKIIDADEIGKSVVETQPNVLTEIVHVFGRKFVDTDGTLKRKELGRFVFADEEKKRQLNRIVHPHLFKRVKQEIEVAQNAGYKVIVVDAALIYETGIENIFDKVIVVNSDLKNRIERIKQRDQLTEDEINHRIASQMPLEEKARRANIVITNNGSVESLKEAAEKIFRTFFD; translated from the coding sequence ATGAAAAGTGTCGTCATCGGCCTGACAGGCGGTATCGGCTGCGGGAAAACGGAAGTCGCTAAGATATTTCAGCAGCTTGGCGCAAAGATCATTGATGCAGACGAGATCGGTAAATCAGTGGTCGAAACTCAGCCGAACGTCCTGACGGAAATAGTGCATGTTTTCGGACGGAAATTTGTTGACACAGACGGAACATTAAAACGAAAAGAACTGGGCCGTTTCGTATTCGCTGATGAAGAAAAAAAGAGGCAGTTGAACAGGATCGTTCACCCTCATTTGTTTAAGCGTGTGAAGCAAGAGATCGAAGTGGCGCAAAATGCAGGTTACAAAGTTATTGTGGTTGATGCCGCGCTCATATACGAAACCGGCATTGAAAATATCTTTGACAAGGTGATCGTAGTTAATTCAGATCTTAAAAATCGCATAGAACGAATAAAGCAGCGCGACCAATTGACCGAAGATGAAATCAATCATCGGATTGCATCCCAAATGCCCTTAGAAGAAAAGGCCCGCCGCGCAAATATAGTGATTACTAATAACGGCTCCGTGGAATCTCTGAAAGAAGCGGCCGAAAAGATTTTCAGGACTTTTTTTGATTAA
- a CDS encoding NupC/NupG family nucleoside CNT transporter, protein MERFIGLFGLIGILGIAYAASNNKKRINWRLVGMGMLIQVVFGFLVLKGKEWGAPFNFLAIAFEKIGEGFVAILGYTTAGAQFVFGNLAISPGANGSLGFFFVFQVLPTIIFFSSLMSLLYYMGVMQKVVHGMAWVMSKLMGTSGAESLSCTANIFVGQTEAPLMIRPFIKTLTNSELLTIMVGGMATIAGGVMAAYIQMLGQSYADTYGVPIEQGQIMFATQLLGASIMAAPAGLAISKIIFPEVSDPVTKGSVKVEVEKNASNVIEAAATGAADGMNLALNVAGMLLAFIALIALFNSLFGIVGGWVGIENLTLQDIFGYVFAPVAFLTGVPWSEAQEVGRLLGTKIVLNEFVAYSDMAGLIHSKAIQDPKSIMIATFALCGFANFSSIAIQIGGIAPLAPERRKDIAALGLRAVLGGALATLMAGTIAGILL, encoded by the coding sequence ATGGAAAGATTCATCGGCCTATTTGGTTTGATCGGCATTCTCGGCATAGCGTACGCAGCCTCGAACAACAAGAAACGCATCAACTGGCGCCTGGTCGGGATGGGGATGCTCATACAGGTTGTCTTTGGTTTCCTGGTTCTTAAAGGGAAGGAATGGGGTGCGCCGTTCAATTTTCTTGCAATCGCTTTCGAGAAGATTGGAGAGGGATTCGTGGCCATTCTTGGTTACACAACCGCAGGAGCGCAATTTGTATTTGGGAATCTGGCGATCAGTCCCGGAGCGAACGGAAGCCTTGGATTTTTCTTTGTATTTCAGGTTTTGCCGACCATCATTTTCTTTTCTTCCCTGATGTCGCTACTGTATTACATGGGCGTCATGCAAAAAGTGGTGCATGGCATGGCATGGGTAATGTCCAAACTCATGGGCACGAGCGGCGCGGAGTCGTTATCATGTACCGCCAATATTTTTGTTGGTCAGACAGAAGCGCCTTTGATGATACGGCCGTTCATTAAGACTTTGACCAATTCAGAATTACTTACCATCATGGTTGGCGGTATGGCCACCATTGCCGGCGGCGTGATGGCTGCTTACATTCAAATGCTGGGACAGTCGTACGCGGATACCTACGGCGTTCCTATCGAACAGGGGCAGATCATGTTTGCTACGCAGCTACTGGGCGCGAGTATCATGGCGGCGCCTGCAGGCCTGGCCATTTCGAAAATAATATTTCCTGAAGTTTCAGATCCCGTGACGAAGGGCAGCGTCAAAGTTGAGGTCGAAAAAAACGCCTCGAATGTAATTGAAGCGGCGGCAACCGGCGCGGCCGACGGAATGAATTTAGCCTTAAACGTTGCCGGAATGCTCCTGGCATTTATCGCGCTCATTGCACTATTCAATTCCTTATTTGGAATCGTCGGCGGTTGGGTCGGCATTGAAAATTTAACGCTCCAGGACATTTTTGGCTATGTATTTGCGCCCGTGGCATTTCTTACCGGCGTTCCATGGAGTGAAGCTCAGGAAGTAGGGCGATTGTTAGGAACGAAAATTGTTCTTAACGAGTTCGTTGCGTATTCCGATATGGCCGGATTAATTCACAGTAAAGCCATTCAAGACCCCAAATCGATCATGATTGCCACATTCGCATTATGCGGTTTTGCTAATTTCTCATCAATCGCCATTCAGATCGGAGGCATTGCTCCACTGGCGCCGGAACGCCGTAAGGACATCGCGGCATTGGGACTGCGCGCCGTTTTGGGCGGAGCGCTGGCAACGTTGATGGCGGGCACGATCGCCGGAATTTTGCTGTAA
- a CDS encoding CPBP family intramembrane metalloprotease yields MNPDGKVYQFLFNHIAQIKWQWRILIFFFFLFVLSNFISVFYAVYLPALPATAPGHDFRTLMHLVGWLIGISMLTIAALKILDKRSWRSIGLSFHAEWIRELIFGLLLGMLMPVVLLILLLPWGFISLTPQPVAFLDFIGGLGMNILIWAVAAIWIELVLRGYFMQTMAEGMGKIVAAIFVSLMYALIQTQFHIDEILNGVNIALLGFVFAICYFRTRALWTGIGVQFALNFIQNFCFGTPVYGIRPSYSLFKAEVGLRNIAVGDYFSIDQGLIASLITISCIYYLLQSKQLTISETVRKIKFDALSQPFLKSKE; encoded by the coding sequence ATGAATCCTGACGGTAAAGTCTATCAATTTCTTTTTAATCACATTGCCCAGATAAAGTGGCAATGGCGTATATTGATCTTTTTCTTTTTCTTGTTTGTCCTGTCCAATTTTATTTCGGTGTTTTATGCAGTATACCTGCCTGCGTTGCCCGCTACGGCGCCAGGTCATGATTTCAGGACATTAATGCATTTAGTAGGCTGGCTGATTGGGATTAGTATGTTAACGATTGCTGCCCTGAAGATACTCGATAAGCGGTCTTGGCGTTCCATCGGTCTGAGTTTTCATGCGGAATGGATAAGAGAACTTATTTTCGGTTTACTTCTCGGAATGCTGATGCCTGTAGTATTGCTGATTTTGCTGCTGCCGTGGGGATTTATATCGCTTACGCCACAGCCGGTAGCATTCTTAGATTTTATCGGCGGATTGGGTATGAACATACTTATATGGGCCGTAGCCGCGATCTGGATAGAACTCGTTCTACGCGGATATTTTATGCAAACCATGGCAGAAGGTATGGGCAAGATCGTTGCGGCGATATTTGTCTCACTCATGTATGCACTGATACAAACGCAATTTCACATCGACGAAATTCTTAACGGAGTAAACATCGCGCTACTCGGTTTCGTTTTTGCAATCTGTTATTTCCGAACCCGCGCCTTATGGACCGGCATAGGCGTCCAGTTTGCGCTGAATTTTATTCAGAATTTTTGTTTTGGCACTCCGGTTTACGGTATTCGACCTTCGTATTCATTATTCAAGGCGGAGGTCGGTTTGCGGAATATTGCCGTTGGAGACTATTTTAGTATTGACCAAGGCTTGATTGCTTCATTGATTACCATCAGTTGTATCTATTATCTTTTGCAGTCGAAACAGTTGACGATTTCCGAAACGGTCCGCAAGATTAAATTCGACGCGCTTTCTCAGCCTTTTCTTAAATCAAAAGAATAA
- a CDS encoding L-seryl-tRNA(Sec) selenium transferase: protein MKTSAKTKLHLIPSVHQLAEQLQTTEFPRDMVIRIVRDEIVKLKKRLHAVSFTTKAEAHTHLLHEINNRLSRLLKPSLKRVINGTGIILHTGLGRAPLSEAAIQNLKCVTENYCNIELDLHSGERGDRMSLVEELICLLTGAEGATVVNNNAAAVLVVLNTLAYQKEVIISRGELVEIGGSFRIPDVMEKSGAVMHEVGTTNKTHLRDYENAVSKKTGLLLAVHTSNYRIIGFTKSVSLKELAAIGKKHKLPLVYDLGGGAFIGLEQFGLSHEPVVSESIAAGADVVTFSGDKILGGCQAGIIAGRRKYIDAIKKNPLMRALRSDKMTFAVLEATLKQILRPDQLKSLSPVISMLTESIDEVQGRAIKVQNAVGQQSHIRIVVRDTFAQAGSGTLPLEKIPSVDVTITSSRMSAKQIAERFRFSDIPIVGFVKENAFHLDMRTVRTDEVEVIVEQLKKIMIE from the coding sequence GTGAAAACTTCTGCAAAAACAAAACTGCACCTGATTCCGTCCGTCCATCAACTGGCGGAACAACTCCAGACGACTGAATTTCCGCGGGACATGGTTATCAGGATCGTACGTGATGAAATTGTGAAGCTCAAAAAAAGACTTCACGCGGTTTCCTTCACGACGAAAGCGGAGGCGCATACCCATTTGCTCCATGAAATTAATAATCGGTTGAGCAGATTACTTAAACCGAGCCTCAAAAGAGTCATCAATGGAACCGGAATCATTTTACATACAGGCCTTGGCCGTGCGCCCTTATCCGAAGCCGCTATACAGAACCTTAAATGCGTTACGGAAAATTATTGTAACATTGAACTGGATCTTCATAGCGGTGAGCGCGGCGATCGGATGTCGCTTGTGGAGGAATTGATATGCCTGCTCACCGGCGCAGAAGGCGCGACGGTGGTTAATAATAATGCGGCTGCCGTTTTAGTCGTACTGAATACGCTGGCCTATCAAAAAGAAGTGATCATCTCCAGAGGTGAATTAGTGGAGATTGGCGGCTCGTTTCGTATTCCGGATGTCATGGAAAAAAGCGGAGCCGTCATGCACGAAGTTGGCACAACAAACAAAACGCATCTCCGGGATTATGAAAACGCCGTTTCAAAGAAAACCGGTTTACTGCTCGCCGTACACACGAGTAATTACCGGATTATCGGCTTCACAAAATCGGTAAGCCTTAAGGAATTAGCCGCTATAGGCAAGAAACACAAATTACCGCTCGTTTATGATTTAGGGGGTGGGGCGTTTATAGGACTTGAGCAATTTGGTCTTTCGCACGAACCGGTCGTATCTGAAAGCATTGCTGCGGGAGCGGACGTCGTTACATTTAGCGGGGATAAGATACTCGGGGGATGCCAGGCAGGGATTATTGCGGGGAGAAGAAAATATATCGACGCGATAAAAAAAAATCCGTTGATGCGGGCATTGCGTAGCGATAAGATGACGTTTGCAGTACTTGAGGCGACCCTTAAACAAATTCTCCGGCCTGATCAGTTGAAATCTCTGTCACCCGTAATCAGCATGCTCACTGAAAGTATCGACGAAGTGCAAGGGAGGGCAATTAAAGTACAAAATGCCGTTGGGCAGCAATCGCACATTCGCATCGTTGTTCGTGATACTTTTGCACAGGCGGGAAGCGGTACGCTGCCGCTAGAAAAAATTCCAAGCGTTGACGTTACGATAACGTCAAGCCGCATGTCGGCGAAACAAATTGCGGAACGTTTTAGGTTTTCAGATATACCCATTGTAGGCTTCGTTAAGGAGAACGCTTTTCATCTCGATATGCGTACCGTTCGTACCGATGAAGTTGAAGTTATAGTAGAACAATTGAAAAAAATAATGATTGAATAA